In Methanocalculus alkaliphilus, a single window of DNA contains:
- a CDS encoding nucleotidyltransferase domain-containing protein, with translation MHPTEDLAIEAVERIKTINGFDHVRFIFLYGSVAAGQARIDSDIDLCLWYDGDKIEAERFRFLARMRIVSSIS, from the coding sequence ATGCACCCCACGGAAGACCTCGCAATCGAAGCAGTCGAGCGAATAAAAACTATCAATGGCTTTGATCACGTTCGGTTCATATTCCTCTATGGATCCGTTGCAGCAGGGCAGGCACGGATTGATTCGGATATCGATCTCTGTCTCTGGTATGATGGCGATAAAATCGAGGCTGAACGGTTTCGGTTCCTGGCGAGGATGAGGATAGTATCATCCATCTCATGA